One Ornithorhynchus anatinus isolate Pmale09 chromosome 2, mOrnAna1.pri.v4, whole genome shotgun sequence DNA segment encodes these proteins:
- the FHIP1B gene encoding FTS and Hook-interacting protein, with the protein MERMSWLSKLAPRSAGHRAPRGASLQTPVTADPETCLMVFKNHWAQVLRILEQRGPRPAPGGPDDASAVRNHTYQMLTLLAEDRPAPEAPPPGPLLDFALREDVLERVLRWQLQWDGAEERRAEQLKLYEMLISQARQPLLHHRAVREPLLRLLAACGPAPSPAAPAPAPAPSLDANLVLLLNQLCVCVAREPGLLELFLQGAPEPGPGPAPDGPPSLLLFSRLVPFIHREGPLGQQARDALLLLMALSAGNLTVGRYIADHSYFCPVLATGLSALYSSLPRKIEVRGDDWHFLRREDWLGVSPLALFMSSLEFCNAVTQVAHPLVQRQLVDYVHNGFLVPVMGPALHKSSVEEMIASTAYLELFVRSVSEPALLRTFLRFLLLHRHDSHTILDTLVARIASNSRLCMVSLSLFRTLLNLNCEDVLLQLVLRYLVPCNHVMLSQKRAVRDVDLYGRAADKFLSLIPRCCRHRPPSPPPPGPEEHAGRARGPDSPGVDLSSAVTVPRPSTPSRLALFLRQQSLGPGEPAGPAPRSPGLAASPGPSPGHRPGPGAGGGGGALNEEPGELEGNYLEYLREARLGVDRCVRACRSWSAPYDGERPPPGPGPRTKKRSLREGQGEGREEEEEEEQQLGGLGGAGGPLSLEAGDSSHLPPPPQLNGVPEAAKKVCRGPGALEEELPLAGGGPGAGGLEGFGRELRELEAALRNGGNGLLELPPDPPPGQGEEEEEEEETAAAYGSFTAQPEVEPPGHLLGSPLHTPSQVPSQPFTGPFVAVLFAKLENMLQNSLYVNFLLTGLLAQLACHPQPLLRSFLLNTNMVFQPSVKSLIQVLGSVKNKIESFAAMQEDFPVLLSKAKKYLIARGRLDWAEGPGAPPALRRTDALAKSRKPSLGELLLRHAQSPTRARQAAQLALQHMREGPVLQALAGPGPPPAPPAARGPAERQSEALRVKNAVYCAVIFPEFLKELAAISQAHAVTSPFLLDAPEE; encoded by the exons ATGGAGAGGATGAGTTGGCTCAGCAAGCTGGCCCCCCGCAGCGCCGGCCACCGTGCCCCCCGCGGCGCCAGCCTGCAGACCCCCGTCACCGCTGACCCCGAGACCTGCCTCATGGTTTTCAAGAACCACTGGGCCCAG GTGTTGCGGATCCTGGAGCAGcggggcccccgcccggcccccggcggcccgGACGACGCCAGCGCCGTGCGCAACCACACCTACCAGATGCTGACCCTGCTGGCGGAGGACCGGCCGGCCCCCGAGGCGCCCCCGCCGGGACCCCTGCTGGACTTCGCGCTGCGGGAGGACGTGCTGGAGCGCGTCCTGCGCTGGCAGCTGCAGTGGGACGGGGCGGAGGAGCGGCGGGCGGAGCAGCTCAAGCTCTACGAGATGCTCATCAGCCAGGCCCGCCAGCCGCTGCTCCATCACCGGGCCGTGCGTGAGCCCCTGCTGCGCCTGCTGGCCGcctgcggccccgccccctcccctgccgcccccgccccggcccccgccccttccctggaCGCCAACCTGGTGCTGCTGCTGAACCAGCTGTGCGTGTGTGTGGCCCGGGAGCCGGGCCTCCTGGAGCTCTTCCTGCAGGGAGCGCcggagccgggccccggccccgcccccgacggcccccccagcctcctgctctTTTCCCGCCTCGTCCCCTTCATCCACCGCGAGGGACCCCTAGGGCAGCAGGCCCGGGACGCTCTGCTCCTGCTCATGGCCCTCTCCGCCGGCAACCTCACCGTGGGCCGCTACATCGCTGACCATTCCTACTTCTGCCCG gtGCTGGCCACGGGGCTCAGTGCCCTGTACTCCTCTCTGCCCCGCAAGATCGAGGTGCGGGGAGATGATTGGCACTTCCTGCGGCGGGAGGATTGGCTGGGCGTGTCCCCCCTCGCGCTCTTCATGAGTTCCCTGGAGTTCTGCAACGCCGTCACCCAG GTGGCACACCCCCTGGTGCAAAGGCAGCTGGTCGATTACGTCCACAACGGCTTCCTGGTGCCCGTCATGGGGCCCGCCCTGCACAAG agcTCAGTGGAGGAGATGATCGCCAGCACGGCCTACCTGGAGCTGTTCGTGCGCAGCGTCTCCGAGCCGGCCCTTCTACGCACGTTCCTGCGCTTTCTGCTGCTGCACCGGCACGACTCCCACACCATCCTGGACACCCTGGTGGCCCGCATCGCCAGCAACTCCCGG CTCTGCATGGTTTCCCTCAGCCTCTTCCGGACGCTCCTCAACCTCAACTGCGAGGATGTGCTGCTGCAGCTGGTGCTCAG GTACCTGGTCCCCTGTAACCACGTGATGCTGAGTCAGAAACGCGCCGTGCGCGATGTGGACCTGTACGGCCGGGCGGCCGACAAATTCCTGTCCCTGATCCCCCGCTGCTGTCGccaccgcccccccagccccccgcccccggggcccgaggAGCACGCCGGCCGGGCCCGAG gcccggaCAGCCCCGGCGTGGACTTGTCGTCTGCGGTGACGgtgccccgcccctccaccccgtCCCGACTTGCCCTCTTCCTGCGGCAGCAGAGCCTGGGCCCCGGCgagcccgccggccccgcccctcgctcgCCGGGCCTGGCCGCCTCGCCCGGGCCCAGCCCGGGccaccggccgggccccggggcgggagggggcgggggggcgctcAACGAGGAGCCCGGCGAGCTGGAGGGGAACTACCTGGAATACCTGCGGGAGGCGCGGCTCGGCGTGGACCGCTGCGTGCGGGCCTGCCGCTCCTGGTCCGCCCCCTACGACGGGGAgcggcccccccccgg CCCCGGCCCCCGGACAAAGAAACGGAGCCTGCgggagggacagggggagggccgggaggaggaagaggaggaggagcagcagctggggggcttgggcggggctggggggccgcTCTCGCTCGAGGCGGGGGACTCCAGCCACCTGCCGCCGCCCCCTCAACTCAACGGGGTCCCCGAGGCCGCCAAGAAGGTgtgtcgggggccgggggcgctagAGGAGGAGCTGCCGCTCGCCGGTGgaggcccgggggccggagggctgGAGGGCTTCGGACGGGAGCTCCGGGAGCTGGAGGCGGCCCTGAGGAATGGCGGGAACGGGCTGCTCGAGCTGCCCCCGGACCCTCCGccgggccagggggaggaggaggaggaggaggaggagaccgcgGCGGCCTACGGGAGCTTCACCGCCCAACCTGAGGTCGAGCCCCCCGGTCACCTGCTCGGCAGCCCCCTGCACACCCCCAGCCAGGTGCCCAGCCAGCCCTTCACAG GCCCGTTTGTGGCGGTGCTCTTTGCCAAGCTGGAGAACATGCTGCAGAACTCGCTGTACGTCAATTTCCTGCTGACGGGGCTGCTGGCCCAGCTGGCCTGCCACCCGCAGCCCCTCCTGCGCTCCTTCCTGCTCAACACCAACATGGTCTTCCAGCCCAGCGTCAAATCCCTCATCCAG GTCCTGGGCTCGGTGAAGAACAAGATCGAGAGCTTCGCCGCGATGCAGGAGGACTTCCCCGTGCTGCTGTCCAAAGCCAAGAAGTACCTCATCGCCCGCGGCCGGCTGGACTGGGCcgagggccccggggccccgcccgcccTGCGCCGCACCGACGCCCTGG cgaAGAGCCGGAAGCCGTCGCTCGGAGAGCTGCTTCTGCGGCACGCCCAGAGCCCCACCCGGGCCCGCCAGGCCGCCCAGCTGGCGCTGCAGCACATGCGGGAAGGGCCGGTGCTGCAGGCGCTGGCCGGCCcgggcccacccccggcccctcccgccgccaGAGGCCCGGCCGAGCGGCAGAGCGAGGCGCTGCGCGTGAAGAACGCCGTCTACTGTGCCGTCATCTTCCCCGAGTTCCTCAAGGAGCTGGCCGccatctcccaggcccacgccgtCACCTCTCCCTTTCTGCTGGACGCTCCCGAAGAGTGA